From one Lycium barbarum isolate Lr01 chromosome 6, ASM1917538v2, whole genome shotgun sequence genomic stretch:
- the LOC132645365 gene encoding protein unc-13 homolog, whose translation MEEENSTELLQRFRRDRRILLNFILSGSLIKKVVMPPGAVSLEDVDLDQVSVDFVLNCVRKGGLLELSDAIRDYHDSTLFPQMSNAGSTDEFFLATNPELSGSPPRRLPPAAPISTRSPILASLSTSEPVDTEPFEELSSLSKSQSFNSSQQQELTVDDIEDFDDDDDLDEVDSRRYSRRVLNDAADLVLGLPSFATAIGDDDLRETAYEILLAAAGASGGLIVPSKDKKKEKKSRLMRKLGRSKSENVVTQSQHLSGLVSLLETMRVQMEISEAMDVRTRLGLLNAMVGKVGKRMDTILIPLELLCCISRTEFSDKKSYFKWQKRQLNMLEEGLINFPAVGFGESGRKANELRVLLAKIEESESFPPPAAEMQRTECLKSLREIAIPLAERPARGDLTGEVCHWADGYHLNVKLYEKLLLSVFDVLDEGKLTEEVEEILELLKSTWRILGITETIHYTCYAWVLFRQFVITGEQRILQYVIEQLKKIPLKEQRGPQERMHLKSLHSRVDTEKGFQELTFLQSFLLPISKWADKQLGDYHLNYAEGSAVMENTLAVAMHVRRLLLEEPETAMESATISDKEQIEFYVTSSIKHAFTRIIQDVEAISHATNEHPLALLAEHTKKLLQRDNTIYMPILSQRHQNAAAVSASILHKLYGIKLRPFLDNAEHLTEDTIAVFPAADNLEHYIMQVIVSTCADGTSDAYCKKLNLFKIETVSGTLVLRWVNSQLARILNWVDRAIQQERWIPVSPQLRHGSSIVEVYRIVEETVDQFFALKVPMRPGELGSLFRGVDNAFQVYAKTILDQIANKEDVVPPVPILTRYSREHGLKAFVKKELKDTKTPDVFNSAEIDVAATSTLCVQLNSLHYAISQLNKLEDSIWERWTRKKHHDKLIKNPAEEAAKGSQKKDSFDGSRKDINAAIDRLCEFTGTKIIFCDLREAFIENLYKPSVSQSRLESVMEPLDMVLNQLCDVIMEPLRDRVVTGLLQASLDGLLRVILDGGPSRVFSLGDAKLLEEDLEILKEFFISGGDGLPRGVVENQVARVRQVVKLHAYETREIIEDLRSASELEMQGGRGKLGADTKTLLRILCHRGESEASQFVKKQFKIPKSGA comes from the exons ATGGAAGA GGAAAACTCTACAGAGCTACTACAAAGATTCCGGCGAGACAGGCGGATACTTTTGAATTTCATACTTTCAGGAAGTTTAATCAAGAAAGTGGTAATGCCTCCTGGAGCTGTTTCATTGGAGGATGTGGATCTTGATCAGGTCAGCGTTGATTTTGTCCTCAATTGTGTAAGAAAAG GTGGACTCCTTGAACTATCTGACGCTATTAGAGATTATCATGACAGCACTCTGTTCCCTCAGATG AGTAATGCAGGTTCAACTGATGAATTCTTTCTAGCAACAAATCCTGAGCTATCGGGTTCGCCTCCAAGAAGATTACCCCCAGCTGCCCCTATTTCCACACGATCACCAATTTTGGCATCACTCTCAACGTCAGAGCCCGTTGATACTGAACCATTTGAAGAGCTGTCTAGTTTATCCAAATCGCAATCTTTCAATTCGTCACAACAACAAGAGTTAACAGTTGACGACATTGAGGATTTTGATGACGATGACGATCTGGATGAAGTTGACAGTCGAAGGTATTCAAGAAGAGTTCTCAATGATGCTGCTGATCTTGTGCTTGGATTGCCTTCATTTGCCACTG CTATTGGCGATGATGACCTTCGGGAAACAGCATATGAGATCCTTCTGGCTGCTGCTGGAGCTTCAGG GGGCCTAATTGTACCATCAAAGGACAAAAAGAAGGAGAAGAAATCTAGATTGATGAGGAAGCTGGGCCGGAGTAAGAGTGAAAATGTAGTGACCCAGTCACAGCATTTATCTGGACTGGTCAGTTTGTTGGAGACAATGCGTGTCCAGATGGAG ATTTCTGAGGCCATGGACGTCAGGACAAGACTTGGGCTCCTTAATGCGATGGTTGGAAAAGTGGGTAAAAGGATGGATACAATCTTGATCCCACTGGAATTGCTATGTTGTATTTCACGCACAGAGTTTTCCGACAAGAAATCGTACTTTAAGTGGCAAAAGAGACAA TTAAACATGTTGGAGGAGGGGCTCATAAATTTTCCTGCCGTAGGGTTTGGGGAATCTGGGCGAAAAGCAAATGAGCTAAGAGTTCTTTTAGCTAAGATAGAGGAATCCGAG TCTTTTCCTCCCCCTGCAGCTGAGATGCAAAGGACAGAATGTTTAAAATCTTTGAGAGAGATCGCTATTCCACTGGCAGAAAGGCCAGCTCGAGGTGACTTAACTGGTGAAGTATGCCACTGGGCGGATGGTTATCACCTGAATGTCAAATTATACGAGAAACTACTTCTCAGTGTTTTCGATGTTTTAGATGAGGGAAAGCTCACAGAG GAAGTTGAAGAAATTTTGGAGCTTCTAAAGTCCACATGGCGTATTTTGGGAATCACAGAAACCATTCACTACACTTGCTATGCTTGGGTATTATTTCGACAG TTTGTCATCACGGGAGAGCAAAGGATCTTGCAATATGTCATTGAACAGTTAAAGAAAATACCCTTAAAGGAACAAAGGGGACCACAAGAGAGAATGCACTTGAAGAGTTTGCATTCTAGAGTTGATACTGAAAAGGGGTTTCAAGAGTTGACTTTCTTGCAGTCGTTCTTGTTGCCAATTTCAAAATGGGCTGATAAGCAGTTGGGAGACTACCATCTTAATTATGCTGAG ggGTCAGCAGTGATGGAAAACACTCTGGCAGTTGCTATGCATGTTCGAAGGCTTCTTCTAGAAGAACCTGAAACG GCTATGGAGTCTGCAACAATATCAGATAAAGAGCAGATAGAGTTCTATGTGACATCTTCAATCAAACATGCATTTACGAGG ATAATACAAGATGTTGAGGCAATATCTCATGCAACAAATGAACATCCTTTAGCACTGCTTGCAGAACACACAAAGAAACTCTTGCAAAGAGATAATACTATTTACATGCCTATCTTATCTCAAAGGCATCAAAATGCTGCTGCTGTTTCTGCATCCATACTTCACAAGCTTTATGGTATCAAATTG AGACCATTCCTTGATAATGCGGAACATCTGACCGAGGATACTATAGCTGTCTTTCCTGCTGCTGATAATCTTGAGCATTATATAATGCAAGTTATCGTATCTACTTGTGCTGATGGAACATCAGATGCTTATTGCAAAAAGTTAAATTTGTTCAAG ATTGAAACTGTGTCTGGGACATTGGTACTACGATGGGTGAATTCACAACTTGCAAGGATTTTGAATTGGGTTGACCGGGCTATTCAGCAGGAG CGGTGGATACCGGTTTCCCCTCAACTAAGGCATGGAAGTTCAATTGTTGAAGTCTACAGGATTGTGGAAGAG ACGGTTGATCAGTTCTTTGCTTTGAAAGTTCCAATGAGGCCAGGAGAACTGGGTAGCCTCTTTCGCGGCGTTGATAATGCATTTCAAGTATATGCAAAGACCATTTTAGATCAAATTG CTAATAAGGAAGATGTTGTTCCACCTGTGCCTATTCTGACAAGATACTCAAGGGAACATGGACTTAAGGCATTTGTAAAGAAGGAGTTGAAGGATACAAAGACACCAGATGTATTTAATTCTGCTGAAATTGATGTAGCGGCAACATCAACGCTTTGTGTGCAGTTGAATAGCCTCCAT TATGCTATTAGCCAACTGAATAAATTGGAAGACAGCATTTGGGAGCGGTGGACGAGGAAAAAGCATCATGACAAATTGATAA AGAACCCAGCTGAAGAGGCTGCAAAAGGTTCCCAGAAGAAGGACTCATTTGATGGAAGCAGAAAGGATATCAATGCCGCAATTGACAGATTATGTGAATTTACTG gaacaaaaaTCATTTTCTGTGATTTGAGAGAAGCATTCATTGAGAATCTCTATAAACCCAGTGTTTCACAGTCTAGGTTGGAATCAGTAATGGAGCCTCTCGATATG GTTCTTAATCAACTTTGTGATGTGATAATGGAGCCACTCCGGGATCGTGTTGTGACAGGACTGCTTCAGGCATCATTG GATGGCCTACTCAGAGTTATATTAGATGGAGGACCATCACGTGTATTCTCCCTGGGTGATGCTAAGCTATTGGAGGAGGATCTAGAGATCTTGAAG GAATTCTTTATTTCTGGTGGGGACGGGCTT